The Haemorhous mexicanus isolate bHaeMex1 chromosome 6, bHaeMex1.pri, whole genome shotgun sequence genome includes the window CAAGTAACTGGATGCAAAATTCTACTTTCTCATCTTCCAAGTCAGCAGGAGATCCTGCATGGACAGAGCCCAGGAACATCCACTCCCACACCTCTCCTGAGCAGCCTTGTCACTGGTATTCCTCAGCATGGCCTGGACCCGCTCCACTCTCTTTGCCTCCATCCGCTTCTTAATGTCTTTAATGTTGCTgtggagagaagagaggagataCAGCCTGGTTACCAGCCCCAGACAGCAGAGCAATCCTCCATCCACAGCTCTCTGGAGTGTTCCACTGTCCAGAAACACCAGATGTGGGAGACTGTGCAGCAGGAGGCCTGGAGTCTCAAGGACATTTTATGTCCTGAGTCAGGATGTGTCTTGGCCCAGCAGTGGAGGCAGCACATGCTAAAGGCAAGTCTAAGAAAGAACAAGTCTACAGgaaattttctctcctttacTGCCCAGTTTCCAGTCTATCCTCCAGTATCTATGCAGGTATCATGTTCCGTGATGTCACTTGTACTTTAGAGTTTACCTTCACTTTTGGATTTCACAGCTCTTCACTGTGAGAGGAACAGTACTTAATTTATACACAATGTGACAGACATGCCCGAGACATGCACTGGCTGTCCCATCCTTCTTTCCACTGAGAAACAGTAAGCAATCACTTCCCTCTTCCAGACCATTCATGATTTACACATTCCTGTCACATCCCCTCAAACATCTGTTCTCCTAGCTGTCccatttaattcctttttgtgCACAAATTCCTCCCCAGTGCTGGCTGTTCTTCTTGTCCTTTCAAAGACTTTATATGTTTGAGATGGCACACTGAGAAGGGGACAGCTCTATGTAGATGGATCCAGTGCCACAAGGCTGACTCaatcttttttttgtttccctgtacaattcccaaaattctgttTGCCACTTTggccactgcagagctggcaatGAAGAATATCCACAGCAGCTGAAGATCTCTTACCTGTACCAAAACCAGTGCAGTGATTGGCTATGGCCAGGGTTTTCCATTcacattattttatatttattcctGCTGAACTGAACTGCCATTTCATTGCCTGTTGCTGCAGATCTTGCAATCTTTCTGGAGCTTCtcccagccagggagatgcgACTGTACTAATGACATCCTACTGTCAGCAAACCATTACCTGGCTGTTCACCTGTTTCCTTAGACTTGCCTGAATATGCTGAATAGCTGAGTAAACTCTGGTTTGGGACAGGACACAAAAAGAGGCAGTTTTATAGGAATTTGCAACTACAGACTGAGACAGCATTTAATGGGAAGTAGGAATGAGTGAGGATTTCAGCTTCAGGACAAAGTTCTTGCAAGAACAAATGGATACATGTCTGGCTAGAAACTGGTCAATTGATTCTGCCAGTTTGTTTAAATACTGGAGCCAAGATGCTCAATTCACTTAGAAGATAGAACAGATCGGTCCCTGGAAGGGATTAATGTGAGGTCCTGACTTTAAGAGATAGAGGTGGCAGTCAGGGACCAGCAGTGTATTTCCCATCCTTCCCCATCAGCGGTTCCAGGCTGCTCACTGCAGATGGAACACTGTATCCTGCTTGGTGCCTTGTGGCTGGAACACTGTTCTGGGGATCATAAGAGGCATCTTCCCCCCATACCACTGTGTGAGATCTCGTCACATCCCCCTGCCTCAATTTCTTAACAAAGGAAATCAAAaccttctcttccccatcctccctccctggctgcagagcagagctgtgagatccagcagaaagtgctgcccagagcagaacCTGGCATTATTTGTGATTCCGCTGCTGTATTTACCTTTCCAACGTGTCCCTCAGCACCCgcagctcagctgcctgctTCTCCCTGGCCAGCTCCAGGATCCTGGCAACTTGCTGTTTAAGGGATGAACACAAGACCAAAAGGGAACAAACCAGGATGAGACACTGCACCCCGTCTGTATCCAGGTGCACCCAAGTCAGCTGTACACCTCCCTGCATTGAATTCGAGGAGCAACAAATTCTGAAACGCCGAGGCTCAGTGcaaacactggcacaggagtGAGCTCAGCTGTACATGCAGGCCCCACTGTGCCAGTAGACTGCACTTGTGAGACAGGAAGGTTTCATCCCTGACTCCTCTTCCAGGTAAGAAACCTGATTCCCAGGTGAACCAGTGCCCAAGTGTTATCTTCCCCTCTGGGTTGCACACAGCTTGCAAGAGGCCTGTCAAGCCTAAGGTGCACCAGAGAACTGAAGATTTAGGATGTATCAGTGCAAATTCCTTCAGAAAACACTAATGGGAAAAGGCCTCCCAAGCCTGGAATCACTCTCCTTTCCTTGGAACAGATAGCATATGCTGGATTTACCACCACACCATCCCACGGCCTGCACTCTATCCTCAGTCACCACCGTGGCTCCTTCTGGCCttggctgagctcagcctgcaggaCTCCCCTCACCTGGACTCTGACTTCCACCAAGTCAAATAGCAGAACACGCTCTGATGGTGCCACTGGTGAGCCCTCAGCCCACCCCCACAtcaccccagctcccaggctccTGGAGAGGTGGCACCTGGCAAGGTGTGAAGCCACTAAACACCACATTAACTCCATGCTAAGGCCTCAGAAGAGCTGGAGCAGATGGAGCTCCAGGGCAATGCTActcttgttttttaaaacagcagacatataaaaatgtttctgcaggATTTTTAGGGCTTCTAACAAGTAAGCTTCATGTCTTCATTCTCAATTACCTGGCGTGTGTATGTGTCAGGTATGTTCTGGGCCCACATTCCCAAGCTCAGTTTAGTGAATAACTTGGGACTTTTGGGGCTGTCCAAGGACACGTTTTCAGGTGACACTTGCAGCCCTCACCTCAGTAGCGTGCTGCTCTTTCTTCCTTCGGATGCGATTGTGGTGCTCCTTCCCAAGATAGATGAGGTCCatctccagcctctccctcaGCTCCACGAGCCAGTGGCAATCaatgctctctgctgctcttacAGGATTTGCACTGGTACCAGTGTCACTTGGGGTCACGCTCCTGCAGAACAGAAACAGGGGCTATGCTGCTTCTCGCCACACCAATACAATCCCAACCTTCCCACCCACCCTCAGTGAGAACAACCCAGGGACATGCACATGCCTGCACAGCTCCATCTTCCTGCAGAGAAGGGAAGGCCATGTTTCCCTGGGGAtccttgttttggtttgggatGGTGACCCCAGGCTGTGGTTACctcttcttctgtgttttccttgtgCGTATTGTCCTTTTCTTGCCCCCAGGGCAGGCCAGCTCCGAAAAAAGCACAGAgtatttctgcagcagctcctccctctgTTTGCTTCCCTTCcactccagctccctcagctccttctcctgcctcttcagcagcttcaggaagcgcttcttctgctgcagctcagcaagggTGATTGTCTCAGGCtctgaaacacaaaataaaaaggctgaacagtgccagctccttcccaagGCTTGAAGTGGGGAAACTGGAGCATACAGCTCCAATACATGTCCCTCGATCACCACATCCAAACCAGAGCCCCCTCTGCTCCACACCTTGGGATGCCTCTCCCCAGCTACATATTCTATCCTGGCAAACCTTTTTCTTTAGGAATAACTTCTAAAAAAGCAATGTACATAACAGTAATTTGCCAACATATCCTGAGTGAAACAGGTTTCCTCTTGTGCCTTCAGTTCAGTTTTAGGCTGAATTAGGCTAATTAGGCTTCGTGTTTGCAGAAATTGGCATCACACTGCATTCATGCACCCAGAAGCAGGTGAACAACATGTTGCACATGGagtgcagctgtgctgaaggAAACCTGTCCTGGAGCCCTAAGATTCCTGGGATTTATCTTTAGTGCTGGCTACACCAGGCAGGGTTGGGACATGTCTTTTTAATGTGGAAATATAAGATGACAGGCAGGGCCTCAGCCCAGGTGACCAGCATGAGGAGTTACCTGCCATCTGCATTACTTCTAACACGGCTTCATCCTTGGTGaacactgctgctcctgaaatCCCAAAAGAAGTTCCTGTTAATGTCCCATCTTGGATGTCCAGGTTGGAAATGGACAGAGGAGAGCACACCAGAACACAGCCCATGTTGGTGTCAGTACAGAAGAATTAATTAAGCTGCCAATATGCTTAAATGCTTGGAAACTCTTGGAAACTTACCTGTGGACCTGTTAGAGGGAGGAATGCTGGGTTTCCTAGTGGAGCCTGCCACCCCGTTAGTCTCAGCAGTTGAGAGGTTTGTCTGTGTGCTAGGCTTCTAAAACAAAGATCAGAGGTAAATGAAAACTCCATTATTTCAAGCTGAATCCATGTAAGGTGCTCTAGAGAACAGAACCTGGAAAAACTCACCTCCCCCGAGGTATCCTTGAGCTTCATCAAGCGCTTGTCCTGCAAGTTGAAGAACTTGATGGGGTTGGAGAGGGCAATAGTGAGATCTGGAAACAGAGAGCAGGGCTTGGATAGCAAACAACTCATGGACTCATTTCCCTGCCCAGTGCAGGACATTGTGAAGAAGGAATAGTTTGTGTTCTCTGCTTGTAACCGAAGTCTCCCTGACACCacaagggagggaggaagggaccTCCTTCACCTCAGTGCCAGCCCAAGGCCATGGCTCACAACTGATGTTCAGGGTAGCTCTGTGAAGTGATTTTGGGAACTCTGCTCCCAAAAGCCAGGGCCAGGTTAAGATttttcccacctgcagagctgcttgctCCAATTCCAGCCTAACATTGTATAAACCtcatctttttaataaaaatgtgaaaaatcaaatttctcaGGATTTCCCCAGTGAATAAGGTTCATTTGTATGAACacaggggaggagagaggaaacATGAGAAGTATTCACAAGAGCTCTTGTGGCTGATGCTGTTGCACTCTGGTTTGGTCATGACAGTTGATCCCTCTGGTGAGGCTTCTGTCACATCCAGCTCTGACCCTTCTCAAAGGAAGGTCCCCATATCTCAGTACCAGCAAGAACTTCCCTTCTCTGCCAATTGGGAAGATCATCACTCCTAAAACCTCCCTAAAGCCCCTGTTCTCTGCAGCCCCTGAGAGATGTCACCTATTCCCTCAAGGAAACCTCTCCCTGCTTCTGAACAAGGGTAGGGCTGAGCCATTCCACACTGGAGCTGGTACACCTGCACTGCACCTCAGGCGggagccaggcacagctgggagcctCCATGCTCTTCCCAAGGCAGCGAGGCTGTGACAGGATGCTGGCATGCACTCAAGTCCCACCCTGACAAGGAATTGAGGGTGCAGCAGGAAAGCACTTCCCATGCTGGAAAAATACTTCTGAATCAGAGTTTGGAGGAGGCCAAAAGCACCCCCCCCCCACATTCCAGTGCTCCCTACCTGCCCAAGCATCTGGCACGTAGTCCTTGATCTCCAGGAACACGAAGAGGGCAGGCATGGTGAGCGGCATGTTGCTCTCACTGCGCAGGCACACGTGGTGGTAgcctggggcacagaggggagggagTTGAGCTGGTGgcatcctgtccctccctgtctgctccagcagcccaagTATATCATGGGAAAAAGCCAAGCTATAACAAGATGGATTTCAAGGTTCCACTGCCTGCGGGCATGGAGATTAAGGAGCAAAGTATGCAGCTGTTTGTATGGTCTTTATGGCTCCCACTGGACAGGTCTGAAGGGCACAAAAGCTGAAGGAATTTCCACTCATTTACCTGGATGCATTGCAATGATGGGAATGATACGCTGGCCAATGAACTTCCCTCCTTCTTCCCAAGCCACAATTTTGAGAGACGCCAACTCAGGCATCATGATCTAAGGGAAAAGCAGAGTAAGACACCAGTGTCCTCACCTCTAACTCCTGATAGCAGCATCCTCCTCCTTCCAACCAAACAATTCCATCTCTTCCAGGATGGCACTGCCATCCTGGAATTGTAATCCTTGTAATTTAAGGGCACAGTTTATCACAGACATCATAGCTGAATGCCCAGAAACTCCACCAAAGGCAGTCTTCTCAGCCTGCCCAGGATCACAGGTTACCTAAAGACAAAAACAGGGCAGCAAACCCTCCAAACCACTGTTTCCAGGAAGAACTCATTGGAATGAACTGGGATGGATAATTTAGCAAACATGGTAACGTTGCTAATAAAGGCTTTTGACTCCCTCCTTCTCTATATTCTTGTGCCATAAAATGAACTGAAAATTATTCTGCCAGGAGTGAAGCCTCAGAGTGTTTCTGAAAGGAGGATATTTTAGCCAAGTAGGCTGAAAATATCTGTAGCTTCATACTGTGCCTGACAGATGAATTGTATAATGTATACTTGACTTAtcttccctgtgccctgcagctggatTGGTGATCGCTGAATTCCTGGGGAGAGATGGGGCAGCTTTCCATGTTCTGGCACAACTGAAAACTGGTCCCATTACTGCTCCAGTTTAGCTGTTTCTCATTGACAGTTTAACCATAGAAATTCAGTTCCTGTCTGGTGCTGGAAGTTTTCCAAACTGATCAATCTGAAGAGGGCATCATAGAGGGGAGACTTTGGATGCCTGTTATCTCCAGAATCATTCCCATCTACCCTTGTCTGTTCTGGGAAATGTTGATGCAGAGTTGTTTTGGATATTGTAGTTTGGATATTACCTGAGAGTGTCCAAAGGGGACAAAGTGCCTGAGGTCTCCAGAGGGGAGTCCCTTCTGCTGGCACTAACCTCTGCCAAGGCAGTGCTCATGGCCATCAGGAGCTTTAAGGATTTTCTGCCTAAATTACTATCAAATGTTCTCaccttttcaaaaacaaaagccTCCTCTTTCCACACAGGGTTAATGGAGTTGGCCGTGGAGGTCAGTTTGGTTCTGTGTCTGCGTTTGGCATCCCTTGGCAGCCCAAGGAGCTCCACTTCCACGTAGGTCTTCACGCTGCGGTCTGAGAGGAACTGACCAGACAGTACCTGTGAACAACACAAACAGTTAGCAACTGCTGGGAAGAACAAAACAGGGGGACCCACCCACTCCTTTACCCTAAAGTCACTCTCCCACCCCCCAAAGCAGCTCTTCTACTCCAGCTCTTCTTTTACCTTCACCTCTATTTCTTGCTTCAGCACTTCATCTCTCCCTACCAGCACAGCCTTGGCTCCCTCTGCACGGCAGATgctcattttccattttcatgtgATTACGATTAATTTAAAATAGTGACAAGCCTGGGAGTTGTCACAGTAACGCTTTCTCACAGAACTCCGCGGGTTCATGTGGCACTAAGAGTCCCCCTGGGTGACACAGCACGGGGTCCCCAGGCTGTACTTGCCGTGACACAGACAGTAGTGGCCACCAGCCCGTCGATGTGGTCCACGGAGAAGGGGTCGAACTGCTTGTCGGGGCGCCGCATGAACTCGTGCTTGAGCAGGTACCCGCACTGCCCGTTGAACTCAAACAGGGCCATGTTCTGCTGCATGGGGACATCTGAGAGCAGAACAACACTGTGAGACGGGGCTGGGAGGCACAGGcagcctgtgtgtgctgtgagGGAGCTGAAAGCTGCCGGAAgcttccagcccctgccagcccactGCTCACAAAGCCATCTTGAAAACTAATTAAGCCTCTCAGCACCCTACAGGGAAAAGTATTACAGCAGCTGTTGTAAGGAAGGGAAGTGGTTTGCTTGCACTTGCACCTGAAGTCATGGGCAGAACTAAATTAAAACCTGCTTTAAGGAGCACCTGCTATTTTTGGGTGGGAATAAGTAACTGTCTaagctcctctgctccttcctcctttcatTTTGGGCCTCCTCTGAGTCCATCTTCTGTCTGACACTACTGAGGACACTGCCTGGTGGTTGCTGCATCTGCCTGCACTGTCATCCTCTTCAGAACCAAGCGTGCACTTGCTCCCTTTTGTCTCCTATGCTCTATACATAACACAGCCCTGTGAGGAAGGAAGAGGGGTAAGGTACAGCTTTCTCTcaaggcttttctttccttcttatGCTGGTTGAGCAGCAAGGAAAGGCCTTTCCTCCCCGGTCAGGTCAAAATCCTGGAAATAATGGCACAGACAGGTCAGTGCTGTGGCCAGAtggagctctgcctctgccttgtAGAGGTAGCAACTTGGGGGatgggggagctgcaggtgccctCACGGATATGATTCAGTGTGACATCGTGGAACAGGACAGCCAGTGACAGTGCCCAGACACAGGGTGACAGCAGTCCATATGTGCGTGTGTGTATGCCAGGTCTGTGCTGGGCATGGAAAAGTGCTGTTGGTCTGTGGGAGATTAAATTAGAGGAGAACAGCACTTTGGGAAAAGGCATGTGGAATAATGACCAGGGAAATGGCAGAAAAGGAAGAGACAGAGACCAGGAGCCCCTGGGGACCAGCAGTGCCTGACCTCACCTGCTAGGAGGCTGGAGCACACCCCGACACTCACCCATGGTCTGGAAGTTGAGTGCCACCATCTGACAGCCGACATTCCAGAACATCTGGGGCTGGTAATTGGAGGAGTCCATCCGGGTGCCTTTGGGGTAAATGCGGCTCATCTGCCACTTGTTGTATCTACAGGCTCTATAGGAAACACTGTTCCCATTGTGTCCTGGGGCCAGCCCACATATTCCCATTATAAAACAGTTGGAGCTCTGCTACCAATGCTCAGAGCCTTCCAGACAAGACCCCAGGGAGGCTCAGGCTCCTTGTCCATACACTTTTCACTTAAGGACTAGCATCTGGCAGCCTTGATATTGGCTACAGCAGGATGCATCCTGTGAAGAATCTCCCTCACACTCCAAGCACCCAATGGCACTGGAAAAGGGCTGCCAAAAGGATACTCTACAAACTGCATGGGCAACTTGCTCACTAGATCACAAGCCTTGGTCTCAGTGAAGGAAGAGATGACGTAACTCCGGTTCTTCTCTAGAAACAGGAGATTGCATTTAGGAGCAAGGCACGCCCAGTCCTCCTTCTGCACAGGGACTGAGGGATGCAGGAAGCTCTTGGTCTGGATTCCGAAGGAACTGAGCCTGACTTACTGGCAGAGACCTCGAAGGAGTTGAATTTGATGGGCTGGATGTAGTTAACCAGGCTGGACATCTCCTCGTACGCTGTCACTTCCAggccagctgtgccctgagcagagAACAATTCAAAAGGGAACAGATGAAGAGACCTTCCCTGGAGATGAACAAACTGCACCAGGGCCTCCCAGTCAAACAGCTCTGGTGGCTGCCCTGACCAGAGTGCTCCATTTTCTCTGCCTTCCCAGTCCTACAGCTCCATGTTGGGCAAGGGCACAGGATCTCCAGGTGGCTGGGCAAAAACAGAATCAAGGCACATGGAGAGGTTCCAGGGAGGACATACAAAGCCCGGGAATCTCTTTGACCTCTCAGAACATGGAGTCTGGGATAAACGGGGATGTTGTTTTTCCTTGTCTCCAAAGGATACCAGGGAGATGGAAATGGGAAACAGACCTTTTATTCAAGGGAATGCTGATCTCCCTcccccttcagcagcagcactttcaGTAAGAACTTCTCAGACCAAGGCTAAACCTCTCCAACACGCCCAAGGCAAACAGTTATCTCCAAATCATGCACAGTCAGCAGTAACTGCCACATTCTTTGTGCTTGTaacaaaatttctctttttcagttttttctgaAAGAGTCTTGTCGTGTGGGGGATGGAAAGTCCCCCACAGATTCATTCCCCTTTGCACTTTGAGTTCATCTCTATTCAATAGGGTGAGGCCCCAGAGAAAAGTGGAAGCcagcaaaaatcaaaacagaaaaggaaaagagctaACAGTGACTAGTACCTCATCTGACTGCAtctttttaatttcctcttcaTCCAGATTTCTGAGCTGTTCATCCTCTTCCTCTGGCTCCTCTTCAGCCACATCACCTGCCCAGACTAAGCACACAGGCCCTCATCAGTGGTATGGATCAGGAGGACACAGACAGGACcctgcaggctgctggcagtggagGGCTCTGCCAAACCTCACCACCAAGTAATGCTGGAACACTGAGGGGAAGAATCCTACAATTTTATTGGCCAAATCCAAACATGAACTGGTACACTGAGGATGAGCACACACAAGAGACCAAACCATTCCTGCTGCAGGCTCCCCTCACATTTAGAAGCAACAATCACTGGGCTGTTTCCTCTCCAAGGTCACATATATTTTCAGGAATAAATGCCCATTTTCAGGTGTTCTGCAGTGGTGCTCACTTTGTCCTCACATGACATCATGTGCTCTTACCATGGACTGTTCCACCACAGGGGCCCTGAGCCCAAGAGTTGACAGGAAGGGAAGAGACAGGGACTGAAGGTTTTATGAATCTCCAAGACCCTCAAGGGGAAGAATTAGGCTGTGGTGAATTTGTGGTTATCAGAGAGCTACAAGCAGTAACAAATTATTCCCCTTCCCTCAACCCAAAAGCCAGAATGTATCAGTGGATCACTAAGACAGGATGGGCAGGTAAATGATCGTCTCTTTTGGTTGGACTAAGTGTTCAAAGTATTCTGAGGATTTAATTTCTCTTCcagttttctgctgctgcttggaatAACTGATTTAATGACTAATGCTGGCTTGTCCCAAGCTCACCAAGTATTGAGTGATTTAGAAGGCTTTGCCTATCAGTTTTATTAGTCCCCCTTTCCTTCAGACATACCAGTATCTTCAGCATCCACAAAGGTTGGCTGCTCAGTTGTTTCTGGTTCCATGTTCCTCCCTTTCTTCAAAGAGTTCTGCCTCTTCCCAGACATAGATtggttctttttgtttttaatcaagATTTTCCTTAAGAGATCCTTAGGACTTGGGAGAGGAACTCCTGGCTTCAGCTGTAACAGATAAACTTCATCACAGAATTCAAACATtgacctcccctgtccccctggccAACTGCCAGTGCACAGACACATCTCTCACCCACTATACTCCTAATTTCCTCCATCTGCCAGCATATCCCACTAGATTAATGCAGATTTTTCCCAAGATTTCACCTGTGGTTTCAGGCCAGCATTTTGCACCTCTCAGGCTCTGCCATGCTGCCTAGCCACCCATCCTGCTAAAAATAACACCTAGATGGCCTGAAGGCATCCACATACCTCTGGCTTCCCACTCCACCTACTTCTCTCATTATATCCCAGATCCTCAGTCCCTCATCGATACTCAGGCCACATTTAAACACTGCCTGCAGCAGATTTAAAAAAGATCCCAGAAGAGGTGGCTCAAGACAAGGACATGTGACAGACTGCACAGACAGCAAAGGCCTGTAAATAGCTTAGTTGATCTCTTGAACTGTTCCCCCCCTCATCCCTCTGTTCCTATTGCCTGGACATGGGGCTGGACagtgggcagctgctgctggctcactGCTTCTTTCCAGCTCTTCTTTGGGTCTCAGTGCTTTCAGACAGGTGCTTGGGCCAGGTGCCTCAGCTGTCCCTCCTCTGTGCACCCCAAGGATCTGCCTCGTGCCCTGCAGAACACAGATCCTGCTCAGATGTTTAAAAACATGTCTCCTGGCAGGGCAGTTGTGTCACCAAAGGTGTCACTGGGGCCGCAGAAATACCTGTTGTACAGATAAGATGAAGACTGAGGCCAAGCAGAGGGGACCTTTCCTCAGCTGTTCCAAGCACATGACACTGACCTGCCCACCTATGCCTGGAGGGGAATATTCCCAGGATAGAAGCAGGATTAGGCCTTTGCTCCTGTTTCCAAGTGCTGGCAGACAGAGCTGGACCAGTGTCATGTACAGAACACACCTGGTACCCTCGGTACATCCTTGGCCACCCAGAGCTCAgtgcccagagcccctcaggtGACAGAGTGCTAAACAAGAGTTTTCCACCTATCTCCATGAACCAGGATCTATGTCCATGGCATTGTATCTGTTGTTGGGGCACCTCCCAGCATCAGGAGTGACCAAGTTTTGCAGAAAGGCCTCCCCAGTggcctcctgccccagctccctcataCCGGGTATTTCTCCAGTGGCTCTGTCAGCAGCATGTCTCCAAAAATGGTTCGGCAGTACTCGGCCATCTTTGCCTGCTGCTTGGGCCTAAGAGAGATCAGGCAGGagtgaagaggaaagcaaatgCCCAAAATCAGAGTTTGGCATGAACAAAAGATGTCCATGTCCTCTGTCCAGAAAACCATCTCAGCTATGCAGATGTGAAGGTCCCATTCCCAAGCCAACTCCTATGTTCAGACTCTCCAACCCTAAGGTGAAAAGCTGCACAACTGTGATCACCCCACTCTGCAGGTTAAGGCTCATCTTTCAGCTCTGACCCACCTTCAGTTGCTTCAGAGACCTCAAGTAATGCTTCACTTCAGCTCAGCACTCACTTAAAACCTAGCAGCCCTTGCCTGTGTATTTTCTGCTCTGGACACAGCAGCCAGTTCTCCCAATCACCAAATACTCACGAGTCCACGTGGTTCTCGAAGGACAGGATCACAGGGTACGGAGATGTTTTAAACGCGCTTTCTGCAATGGCCTCGATGGCATCCTGAGGGAGAGGCCATGGTCAGAGAGAAGCTCAGCAGTCATTAATAACAGAGACACAGCTGACCTCCCACTGAACTGACTCCATAACTGTCTCTCAGGAGCTCCTTTCAAAGTCACTAAACTTCTCCCAGTAGGAAGGTGAGAAGTGTCATCTTTTTCACACCTACCCAGATTTCCAGCTCCAGAGGATCCATGCTGAGCTAAACTCAACATCTTGCAACAAAATGAAGCTGAAGATGCAACAAGGTgagattttggttttgctgcacAGGTCAGTGCATCACTGCACGTGAGAATGTGTGGCCATTCTCACGTGCAGTGAGAAACTCCTGCTCCAAGCACCTTGAACCGGCACAGAAAGATGTGTGCAGCACCAGATTAAACCACTGCAAACTCTATCCATACTTACCTCTGAACCTGCCCAATTTTCTATCATTTCTGCTGCTTATAAAATCCTTTTGCCTGACAGCAAAGAGATCTGGAGTGTTCAGTTACCAGCTGTGCTgacatttcaaatgcaaatacCATGGAAACCTTTTCAGCATTAATGatgtaagaaaaaataatattttccccaAGCCCCTGTTAAACTGCCACAAACTTTCCACTACTTTCCTTTCTGGTCCTGCTAATTGGTAAAGAAGTGCCATTTGCTCCTTTGCAATTAGAGTACTCTGatcatcccaaatcctggatcAGCCATGACCTCAGGAAGGAGGgaggctgccacagctgctcctccatGGACCACTGGGAGTCTGTCACAGAAGCCTCAAGGCTCTCAGGAGAAGCCTCAGACAATGCTACTAAAAGGCCACAGGAGTTGTAGTGGAAGGAAGGACTATGTGTTAtgtaaaaccaaaaccaagcacATGCTGTGTTAGCAGGTTACAATTTCCTTGAGGTATGGTCTCAGGCTTCAGCAGAA containing:
- the PLCB2 gene encoding 1-phosphatidylinositol 4,5-bisphosphate phosphodiesterase beta-2 isoform X1; the protein is MSVLNPVLQPTEVKNYLCKGDRFIKWDDETSSASPVILRVDPQGFYVYWTYQSTEREILDITSIRDTRAGRFAKMPKSLKLREVFNLDHPYSTFLLKNLTIVSGSDMVDLTFHNFVSYKENISKDWAEDIMAIARNPLMYNAPRYTFLEKILVKLKLQLNEEGKIPVRNIFQMFPADKKRVEEALSACHLPNGKNDAINPEDFPEPVYKTFLMNLCPRPEIDEIFTSHHLKAKPYMTKDHLAKFINKKQRDTRLNDILFPPAKPEQVQSLIEKYEPSGFNIQRGQLSPEGMVWFLCGPENNLIVLDKLMLYQDMTQPLSHYYINSSHNTYLTAGQFSGMSSPEMYRQTLLAGCRCVELDCWKGRPPDEEPIITHGFTMTTEILFKDAIEAIAESAFKTSPYPVILSFENHVDSPKQQAKMAEYCRTIFGDMLLTEPLEKYPLKPGVPLPSPKDLLRKILIKNKKNQSMSGKRQNSLKKGRNMEPETTEQPTFVDAEDTVWAGDVAEEEPEEEDEQLRNLDEEEIKKMQSDEGTAGLEVTAYEEMSSLVNYIQPIKFNSFEVSAKKNRSYVISSFTETKACDLVSKLPMQFVEYNKWQMSRIYPKGTRMDSSNYQPQMFWNVGCQMVALNFQTMDVPMQQNMALFEFNGQCGYLLKHEFMRRPDKQFDPFSVDHIDGLVATTVCVTVLSGQFLSDRSVKTYVEVELLGLPRDAKRRHRTKLTSTANSINPVWKEEAFVFEKIMMPELASLKIVAWEEGGKFIGQRIIPIIAMHPGYHHVCLRSESNMPLTMPALFVFLEIKDYVPDAWADLTIALSNPIKFFNLQDKRLMKLKDTSGEKPSTQTNLSTAETNGVAGSTRKPSIPPSNRSTGAAVFTKDEAVLEVMQMAEPETITLAELQQKKRFLKLLKRQEKELRELEWKGSKQREELLQKYSVLFSELACPGGKKRTIRTRKTQKKRSVTPSDTGTSANPVRAAESIDCHWLVELRERLEMDLIYLGKEHHNRIRRKKEQHATEQVARILELAREKQAAELRVLRDTLESNIKDIKKRMEAKRVERVQAMLRNTSDKAAQERLKKEINNSHIQEVVQTVKRMTEKTGRFQQKLEEKQAANLQSIKERESQLQQQVRVEYEEKLRALNMEVQEMVKNYTKASFPGEPQTGKEAGQSIPEGEQGSTDELEANIPVAEVSRLTLAMTEPSGAGMDVEIEESIF
- the PLCB2 gene encoding 1-phosphatidylinositol 4,5-bisphosphate phosphodiesterase beta-2 isoform X2; translated protein: MPKSLKLREVFNLDHPYSTFLLKNLTIVSGSDMVDLTFHNFVSYKENISKDWAEDIMAIARNPLMYNAPRYTFLEKILVKLKLQLNEEGKIPVRNIFQMFPADKKRVEEALSACHLPNGKNDAINPEDFPEPVYKTFLMNLCPRPEIDEIFTSHHLKAKPYMTKDHLAKFINKKQRDTRLNDILFPPAKPEQVQSLIEKYEPSGFNIQRGQLSPEGMVWFLCGPENNLIVLDKLMLYQDMTQPLSHYYINSSHNTYLTAGQFSGMSSPEMYRQTLLAGCRCVELDCWKGRPPDEEPIITHGFTMTTEILFKDAIEAIAESAFKTSPYPVILSFENHVDSPKQQAKMAEYCRTIFGDMLLTEPLEKYPLKPGVPLPSPKDLLRKILIKNKKNQSMSGKRQNSLKKGRNMEPETTEQPTFVDAEDTVWAGDVAEEEPEEEDEQLRNLDEEEIKKMQSDEGTAGLEVTAYEEMSSLVNYIQPIKFNSFEVSAKKNRSYVISSFTETKACDLVSKLPMQFVEYNKWQMSRIYPKGTRMDSSNYQPQMFWNVGCQMVALNFQTMDVPMQQNMALFEFNGQCGYLLKHEFMRRPDKQFDPFSVDHIDGLVATTVCVTVLSGQFLSDRSVKTYVEVELLGLPRDAKRRHRTKLTSTANSINPVWKEEAFVFEKIMMPELASLKIVAWEEGGKFIGQRIIPIIAMHPGYHHVCLRSESNMPLTMPALFVFLEIKDYVPDAWADLTIALSNPIKFFNLQDKRLMKLKDTSGEKPSTQTNLSTAETNGVAGSTRKPSIPPSNRSTGAAVFTKDEAVLEVMQMAEPETITLAELQQKKRFLKLLKRQEKELRELEWKGSKQREELLQKYSVLFSELACPGGKKRTIRTRKTQKKRSVTPSDTGTSANPVRAAESIDCHWLVELRERLEMDLIYLGKEHHNRIRRKKEQHATEQVARILELAREKQAAELRVLRDTLESNIKDIKKRMEAKRVERVQAMLRNTSDKAAQERLKKEINNSHIQEVVQTVKRMTEKTGRFQQKLEEKQAANLQSIKERESQLQQQVRVEYEEKLRALNMEVQEMVKNYTKASFPGEPQTGKEAGQSIPEGEQGSTDELEANIPVAEVSRLTLAMTEPSGAGMDVEIEESIF